Part of the Bacillus cabrialesii genome is shown below.
CAAGGTAGACACGGGAGCCTAACAGCGCTTCAATATCCTCTCTCGCTCTTTTTCCGACCTCTTTCAGAAGGCTTCCTTTTTTACCGATTACGATGCCTTTCTGGGAATCCCGTTCGACCACAATCGTTGCCGCTACGTGAATAGAACCATTGTCCTGTCCTTTGATGGATTCTATGGCCACAGCGATACTATGCGGAATTTCTTCTCTCGTCAGGTGCAGCACCTTTTCCCTGATTAATTCAGAAATAATAAAGCGTTCCGGGTGATCGGTTACTTGGTCACTTGGATAGAATTGCGGCCCTTCCGGCAAATACGCTTCTATCTGAGCGAGCAATGTTTCAATATTATTACCTTCTAAAGCGGAAATTGGAACAATTTCCTTAAAAGGATAACGTCCGCGGTATTCGTCAATTAACAGAAGCAACTGATCGGGATGAATTTTGTCAATTTTGTTTACGATTAAAAATACAGGCGTAGACATCTTCTGCAATTTCTCAATGATGAATTCGTCGCCCTTCCCGTATCCTTCCTCGGCGTTGATCATAAACAAGACCAAATCGACTTCTTTTAATGTATTTTGCGCCACTTTCATCATAAAGTCCCCAAGCTTATGCTTAGGTTTATGAATCCCTGGTGTGTCAATAAATATCGTTTGTGATGTGCCTGTCGTTAAAACTCCTTGCACCTTGTTTCTCGTCGTTTGGGGCTTATCGCTCATGATCGCGATTTTTTGTCCAATGACTCTGTTCAAAAATGTAGATTTTCCTACGTTTGGTCTTCCAATAATGGATACAAATCCTGATTTAAAGCTTTCGTTCGTCATGTAAATCCTCCGATGAAAATGCGCCTGGCAATAATTCTTCCACAGTCATTTCTTTTATTTGTCCTTGTAAATTGGTTAGTACGACAATAACGTCCTTTGTGCAAAGCTCAGATATCACCTGTCGGCAGGCTCCGCACGGAGATACCGGTCCAGGGGTGTCAGCCGCAACGGCTAGCATCTGAAACTCTGTATCGCCTTCAGAAACAGCTTTAAATAAAGCGGTACGCTCAGCGCAATTGCACATGCTATATGCCGCATTCTCGATGTTGCAGCCTCTGTACACTTTTCCATCCTTGGTAAGAAGAGCGGCTCCTACTTGGAACTTGGAATACGGCGCATATGCCATATCACGCGCTTTTAAAGCTTCTGTTATTAATTCTTGTCTGTTCATGTGTACATTCCTCTCTTACCTATAATGGTACCGCTATCACTTTATATTTTACATAATCGCGCTCTTTTTTTCACGCCCATTTCTAAAAATGTAAAATAAATGTAAGAATTTTCAGCCATTACAGCTTTGGCAAAAAAATAAGTAAACCAATGATACACGAAATAACGGCAAAAACGCAAACAGCCCCGGCGGCAGCGTCCTTAGCCGCTTTAGCGAGAGGGTGATGCTTGTCTGTA
Proteins encoded:
- the era gene encoding GTPase Era, with amino-acid sequence MTNESFKSGFVSIIGRPNVGKSTFLNRVIGQKIAIMSDKPQTTRNKVQGVLTTGTSQTIFIDTPGIHKPKHKLGDFMMKVAQNTLKEVDLVLFMINAEEGYGKGDEFIIEKLQKMSTPVFLIVNKIDKIHPDQLLLLIDEYRGRYPFKEIVPISALEGNNIETLLAQIEAYLPEGPQFYPSDQVTDHPERFIISELIREKVLHLTREEIPHSIAVAIESIKGQDNGSIHVAATIVVERDSQKGIVIGKKGSLLKEVGKRAREDIEALLGSRVYLELWVKVQKDWRNKMSQLRDFGFKEDEY
- a CDS encoding cytidine deaminase, whose product is MNRQELITEALKARDMAYAPYSKFQVGAALLTKDGKVYRGCNIENAAYSMCNCAERTALFKAVSEGDTEFQMLAVAADTPGPVSPCGACRQVISELCTKDVIVVLTNLQGQIKEMTVEELLPGAFSSEDLHDERKL